Proteins encoded by one window of Clostridium perfringens:
- a CDS encoding EAL domain-containing protein codes for MKKSKRFIMLILFFLVFIMLFLCHGLIINKEQRKTLLKIGFYDDYPHFYIDHKANICGYYKDITEKLAEKLNFKIEYVNGKAPDLLKELKNGEIDLVFGIKKLPEREEFFEFTNKSINNELKLIYTNTDIKYGDLEALNGMKMGYIEGELDNEWILDYLRKRNINVELVKGSSYKAIKTLLADNKVDFIVDNPDSDIKNKGENIREIFEFSSGPKYIVANKNNNELIKKFDGSLSTINLNGYLDNNHYFKKTHNFIIAITNKNVITLIIFIICIIIFKRVKKRIVKIFKKKKIYNDLKKDNYILYYQPIVDFKHNRVRSVEALLRLRKDGKLLTPYHFMKVIEDANMMKEITLWVLKRVIKDYNIIRCYDNINEKDFYISLNVSFNEIKDREFLKKIVEIVNDNKIIKNSICLEIVEKFVVGEIEKIQENINFLQDNGILIAIDDFGVEYSNLDLLKKIDSNIIKIDKFFADGINDSEISLKVIDFILDICRLSDKSIVIEGIEEKEQVDIIKTFLYEKIYIQGYYFSKPLDIKSLKAYTF; via the coding sequence ATGAAAAAAAGTAAGAGGTTTATAATGCTTATACTCTTTTTTCTTGTATTTATAATGTTATTTTTATGTCATGGATTAATTATAAATAAAGAGCAAAGAAAAACCTTATTGAAAATTGGATTTTATGATGACTACCCTCATTTTTATATTGACCATAAAGCCAATATCTGTGGATATTATAAGGATATAACTGAAAAATTAGCTGAAAAACTTAATTTTAAGATTGAATATGTAAATGGAAAAGCTCCAGATCTTTTAAAAGAACTTAAAAACGGAGAAATAGATTTAGTATTTGGAATAAAAAAACTTCCTGAGAGAGAAGAATTCTTTGAGTTTACAAATAAATCTATAAATAATGAGCTAAAGCTTATATATACTAATACTGATATAAAATATGGTGATTTAGAAGCCTTAAATGGCATGAAAATGGGATATATAGAGGGAGAATTAGATAATGAATGGATATTAGATTATCTAAGAAAAAGAAATATAAATGTTGAACTAGTTAAGGGATCTTCTTATAAAGCAATAAAAACTTTATTAGCTGATAATAAGGTGGATTTTATTGTAGATAATCCAGATAGTGATATAAAAAATAAAGGAGAAAATATTAGAGAAATTTTTGAATTTTCATCTGGACCAAAATATATTGTAGCAAATAAGAATAATAATGAGTTAATAAAAAAATTTGATGGATCACTTAGTACAATTAATCTTAATGGATATCTTGATAATAACCATTATTTTAAAAAAACTCATAACTTTATCATTGCTATTACTAATAAGAATGTAATTACTTTAATTATTTTTATTATATGTATAATTATATTTAAGAGGGTTAAAAAGAGAATAGTTAAAATCTTTAAAAAGAAAAAAATATATAATGATCTAAAAAAAGATAATTATATTTTGTATTATCAACCAATAGTGGATTTTAAACATAATAGAGTAAGAAGCGTTGAGGCTTTATTGCGTTTAAGGAAAGACGGCAAATTACTAACTCCATATCATTTTATGAAGGTGATAGAAGACGCCAATATGATGAAAGAAATTACATTGTGGGTCTTAAAGAGAGTAATTAAAGATTACAATATTATAAGGTGTTACGACAATATCAATGAAAAAGACTTTTATATTTCTCTAAATGTATCTTTTAATGAGATAAAAGATAGAGAATTTTTAAAGAAAATAGTTGAAATAGTTAATGATAACAAAATAATAAAAAATAGTATTTGTTTAGAGATTGTAGAAAAGTTTGTAGTAGGTGAAATAGAAAAAATACAAGAAAATATCAACTTTTTACAAGACAATGGTATTTTAATCGCAATAGATGACTTTGGTGTGGAGTACTCAAATTTAGATTTATTAAAGAAAATAGATTCTAATATTATTAAAATAGATAAGTTTTTTGCAGATGGAATTAATGATTCAGAAATAAGCCTTAAAGTAATAGACTTTATATTAGATATATGTAGATTATCAGATAAGTCTATAGTTATTGAGGGGATAGAGGAAAAAGAGCAGGTTGATATAATAAAAACCTTTCTTTATGAAAAAATTTATATTCAAGGATATTATTTCTCAAAGCCATTAGATATTAAAAGTTTAAAAGCTTATACCTTTTAG
- a CDS encoding NUDIX domain-containing protein: MLPLGEHIEVNELPKEAYIREAKEEAGLNVTLYNPIDINLKKSCDLSGEKLLINPIHTILGDVSPNHSHIDFVYYATTTSFETSPEIGESKILKWYSKKDLKT, from the coding sequence ATGCTCCCTTTAGGTGAACATATTGAAGTAAATGAATTGCCTAAAGAAGCATATATTCGTGAAGCAAAAGAAGAAGCTGGATTAAATGTAACTTTATATAATCCCATAGACATAAATCTAAAAAAATCATGTGATTTATCTGGTGAAAAACTACTCATAAATCCTATACACACAATTTTGGGCGATGTAAGTCCTAATCATTCACATATAGACTTTGTTTATTATGCAACAACTACTTCCTTTGAGACCTCACCTGAAATTGGTGAATCTAAAATTCTTAAGTGGTATAGTAAAAAAGATTTAAAAACGTAA
- a CDS encoding GNAT family N-acetyltransferase yields the protein MIFKIEDRDRKEKISREILCELQEWFGLPESTAEYITYSKEMSFGADIENRQVRGFIALKETSPYTLEIYVMGVLKEFHRYKIGTKLFKACYDYAKEQRYLYMQVKTVKEGCYDV from the coding sequence ATGATATTTAAAATTGAGGATAGAGATAGAAAAGAAAAAATATCACGAGAAATACTATGTGAACTTCAAGAGTGGTTTGGGTTGCCAGAGAGTACAGCTGAATATATTACTTATAGTAAGGAAATGTCTTTTGGGGCTGATATAGAAAATAGACAAGTAAGAGGCTTTATTGCACTAAAAGAAACAAGTCCATATACTTTAGAGATTTATGTTATGGGAGTATTAAAAGAATTTCATAGATATAAAATAGGTACTAAGTTATTTAAAGCTTGTTATGATTATGCCAAAGAACAGAGATATTTATATATGCAAGTCAAAACAGTAAAAGAAGGATGTTATGATGTTTAA